The Streptomyces camelliae genome window below encodes:
- a CDS encoding 6-pyruvoyl trahydropterin synthase family protein, whose product MFSITVRDHIMIAHSFRGEVFGPAQRLHGATFLVDATFRRAELDQDNIVVDIGLATQELRLITAELNYRNLDDEPDFAGVNTSTEFLAKVIADRLADRVHKGALGEGAKGLAGITVTLHESHIAWASYERAL is encoded by the coding sequence TTGTTCAGCATCACCGTCCGCGATCACATCATGATCGCCCACAGCTTCCGCGGCGAGGTGTTCGGGCCCGCGCAGCGACTGCACGGCGCCACGTTCCTCGTGGACGCCACCTTCCGCCGCGCAGAGCTGGACCAGGACAACATCGTGGTCGACATCGGCCTCGCCACCCAGGAACTGCGCCTGATCACCGCCGAGCTGAACTACCGCAACCTCGACGACGAACCCGACTTCGCCGGCGTCAACACCTCCACCGAGTTCCTCGCCAAGGTCATCGCCGACCGGCTCGCCGACCGCGTCCACAAGGGCGCCCTCGGCGAAGGCGCCAAGGGCCTCGCCGGAATAACGGTCACCCTGCACGAGTCGCACATCGCCTGGGCGAGTTACGAGCGTGCCCTGTGA
- a CDS encoding CDP-alcohol phosphatidyltransferase family protein: protein MALNNTYDARLQQETAVGAGVQLLLLALLGTAIGMGPAGWLTGLAFAFATWAVLARALHRSRLRSFGPANRVTLGRATLVGGVTALVADSFESAPPVTLLVGLTAIALLLDGVDGKVARRTGTSTALGARFDMEVDAFLILVLSVYVATQLGPWVLLIGGMRYAFVAAARLAPWLNAPLPPSFARKTVAAVQGVALLLAGAELLPRPANLAIVLLALGSLLWSFGRDVRWLWRTSRMPAEIPAEQQMRELELAAR from the coding sequence GTGGCCCTGAACAACACGTATGACGCGAGGCTCCAGCAGGAGACCGCTGTGGGAGCGGGCGTGCAGCTTCTGCTGCTGGCCCTGCTCGGTACGGCGATCGGCATGGGGCCGGCCGGCTGGCTGACGGGGCTGGCCTTCGCGTTCGCCACCTGGGCGGTGCTGGCCCGCGCGCTGCACCGCTCCCGACTGCGTTCCTTCGGTCCCGCGAACCGGGTGACGCTCGGCCGGGCGACCCTGGTGGGCGGGGTGACCGCGCTGGTCGCGGACTCCTTCGAGAGCGCGCCGCCGGTGACGCTGCTGGTCGGCCTGACCGCGATAGCCCTGCTCCTGGACGGCGTGGACGGCAAGGTGGCCCGCCGTACGGGAACGTCGACGGCACTGGGGGCACGCTTCGACATGGAGGTCGACGCGTTCCTGATCCTGGTGCTGAGTGTGTACGTCGCGACGCAGCTGGGCCCGTGGGTGCTGCTGATAGGCGGCATGCGGTACGCGTTCGTCGCCGCCGCCCGGCTCGCCCCCTGGCTGAACGCCCCGCTGCCCCCGTCGTTCGCCCGCAAGACGGTGGCCGCGGTGCAGGGCGTCGCGCTCCTCCTGGCGGGCGCCGAACTGCTGCCCCGCCCGGCGAACCTGGCGATCGTCCTGCTGGCCCTGGGCTCGCTGCTGTGGTCCTTCGGCCGGGATGTGCGGTGGCTGTGGCGTACGTCGCGGATGCCGGCGGAGATACCGGCCGAGCAGCAGATGCGGGAGCTGGAGCTGGCGGCG
- a CDS encoding zinc-dependent alcohol dehydrogenase, whose protein sequence is MNRSARAFWLRSPGHGELRDVTLADPADGEIVVRALYSAVSRGTETLVFRGQVPASQHAVMRAPFQEGDFPGPVKYGYLSVGVVEEGPAALTGRTVFCLYPHQSRYVVPVNAVTVVPESVPAARAVLAGTVETAVNALWDASPLVGDRIAVVGGGMVGCSVAALLARFPGVRLQLVDADPARAKTAEALGVDFATPDAALGDCDLVVHASATEAGLTRALQLLAPEGTVVELSWYGDRRVALPLGEAFHSRRLTVRSSQVGTVSPAARPGRGYADRMALALDLLADPALDALITGESPFEQLPDVMPQLAAGEIPALCHRIRYPEAGLT, encoded by the coding sequence ATGAACCGCTCGGCCCGCGCGTTCTGGCTGCGCTCGCCCGGCCACGGAGAACTGCGTGACGTCACCCTCGCGGATCCGGCCGACGGCGAGATCGTGGTGCGCGCCCTGTACTCCGCGGTGAGCCGTGGCACCGAGACCCTCGTGTTCCGCGGCCAGGTGCCGGCAAGCCAACACGCCGTGATGCGCGCCCCGTTCCAGGAGGGTGACTTCCCGGGCCCGGTGAAGTACGGCTACCTCAGTGTCGGCGTCGTGGAGGAGGGCCCGGCCGCACTGACCGGGCGGACGGTTTTCTGCCTGTATCCGCACCAGAGCCGTTACGTCGTTCCGGTGAACGCCGTGACCGTCGTACCCGAGTCGGTGCCCGCCGCGCGGGCCGTGCTCGCCGGGACCGTGGAGACCGCCGTGAACGCCCTCTGGGACGCGTCTCCGCTGGTCGGCGACCGGATCGCGGTCGTCGGCGGCGGCATGGTCGGCTGCTCGGTGGCCGCCCTGCTCGCCCGCTTCCCCGGCGTCCGCCTCCAGCTCGTCGACGCCGACCCCGCCCGCGCCAAGACAGCCGAGGCCCTCGGCGTGGACTTCGCGACACCCGACGCCGCCCTCGGCGACTGCGACCTCGTCGTCCACGCCAGCGCCACCGAGGCCGGCCTCACCCGCGCGCTTCAGCTCCTCGCCCCCGAGGGCACCGTCGTGGAACTGAGCTGGTACGGCGACCGGCGCGTGGCCCTGCCGCTCGGCGAGGCTTTCCACTCCCGCCGGCTCACCGTGCGCAGCAGCCAGGTCGGCACCGTCTCCCCGGCCGCCCGCCCCGGCCGCGGTTACGCCGATCGGATGGCGCTCGCCCTCGACCTGCTCGCCGACCCGGCCCTGGACGCGCTCATCACCGGCGAGAGCCCGTTCGAGCAACTCCCCGACGTCATGCCGCAGCTCGCCGCCGGCGAGATCCCGGCCCTGTGCCACCGGATCCGGTACCCGGAGGCGGGTCTGACCTGA